In Hevea brasiliensis isolate MT/VB/25A 57/8 unplaced genomic scaffold, ASM3005281v1 Scaf439, whole genome shotgun sequence, the following are encoded in one genomic region:
- the LOC110650063 gene encoding arogenate dehydrogenase 2, chloroplastic isoform X1: MSTSSSCQSSTLKLGIIGFGPFAQFLAKTMIKQGHTLRATSRSDHSQLCQDLGISYFRDAITFLEADNDVILICTSILSLPEVLKSMPLHGLKRQTLFADVLSVKEYPRDLLLKVLPEESDILCTHPMFGPESAKDGWKDLAFVYDKVRVKDEATCSSFLRIFENEGCRMLEMSCEEHDKMAARSQFLTHTIGRVLSEMEIKSTPISTKGFESLVQLKEGTVKDSFDLFSGLFLCNRFAKEELKNLEISFEKVKLKLLDMMNVRQDINDSNL; the protein is encoded by the exons atgtcTACTTCATCTTCTTGCCAATCTTCAACTCTTAAATTAGGCATAATAGGCTTTGGCCCCTTTGCACAGTTCTTGGCGAAAACCATGATCAAACAAGGCCATACATTGAGGGCAACTTCTCGTTCAGATCACTCTCAGCTCTGTCAAGACTTGGGTATCTCATACTTCAG GGATGCAATCACATTTCTTGAAGCAGACAACGATGTCATCTTGATTTGCACATCAATCCTATCTCTACCAGAGGTGCTCAAGTCAATGCCACTCCATGGTCTAAAACGGCAAACCCTCTTTGCCGACGTTTTATCGGTGAAAGAGTACCCAAGAGATCTTCTATTGAAA GTACTGCCAGAGGAATCAGATATACTGTGTACTCACCCTATGTTTGGACCAGAGAGTGCGAAAGATGGGTGGAAAGATCTAGCCTTTGTCTACGACAAGGTTAGAGTGAAGGATGAAGCTACATGCTCAAGTTTTCTGAGAATTTTCGAAAATGAG GGATGCAGAATGCTGGAGATGTCTTGTGAAGAGCATGATAAAATGGCGGCTAGAAGTCAATTTCTTACTCATACCATAGGCAG GGTTTTGTCAGAAATGGAGATCAAATCCACACCTATAAGTACAAAAGGCTTTGAGTCACTTGTTCAATTA AAAGAGGGCACTGTGAAGGATAGCTTTGATCTTTTTAGTGGGTTATTCCTTTGTAATAGATTTGCCAAAGAAGAG CTAAAGAACCTAGAAATTTCCTTTGAAAAGGTTAAGCTGAAGCTTCTAGATATGATGAATGTGAGGCAGGATATAAATGACTCCAACCTTTGA
- the LOC110650063 gene encoding arogenate dehydrogenase 1, chloroplastic isoform X3, whose amino-acid sequence MSTSSSCQSSTLKLGIIGFGPFAQFLAKTMIKQGHTLRATSRSDHSQLCQDLGISYFRDAITFLEADNDVILICTSILSLPEVLKSMPLHGLKRQTLFADVLSVKEYPRDLLLKVLPEESDILCTHPMFGPESAKDGWKDLAFVYDKVRVKDEATCSSFLRIFENEGCRMLEMSCEEHDKMAARSQFLTHTIGRVLSEMEIKSTPISTKGFESLVQLKEGTVKDSFDLFSGLFLCNRFAKEELN is encoded by the exons atgtcTACTTCATCTTCTTGCCAATCTTCAACTCTTAAATTAGGCATAATAGGCTTTGGCCCCTTTGCACAGTTCTTGGCGAAAACCATGATCAAACAAGGCCATACATTGAGGGCAACTTCTCGTTCAGATCACTCTCAGCTCTGTCAAGACTTGGGTATCTCATACTTCAG GGATGCAATCACATTTCTTGAAGCAGACAACGATGTCATCTTGATTTGCACATCAATCCTATCTCTACCAGAGGTGCTCAAGTCAATGCCACTCCATGGTCTAAAACGGCAAACCCTCTTTGCCGACGTTTTATCGGTGAAAGAGTACCCAAGAGATCTTCTATTGAAA GTACTGCCAGAGGAATCAGATATACTGTGTACTCACCCTATGTTTGGACCAGAGAGTGCGAAAGATGGGTGGAAAGATCTAGCCTTTGTCTACGACAAGGTTAGAGTGAAGGATGAAGCTACATGCTCAAGTTTTCTGAGAATTTTCGAAAATGAG GGATGCAGAATGCTGGAGATGTCTTGTGAAGAGCATGATAAAATGGCGGCTAGAAGTCAATTTCTTACTCATACCATAGGCAG GGTTTTGTCAGAAATGGAGATCAAATCCACACCTATAAGTACAAAAGGCTTTGAGTCACTTGTTCAATTA AAAGAGGGCACTGTGAAGGATAGCTTTGATCTTTTTAGTGGGTTATTCCTTTGTAATAGATTTGCCAAAGAAGAG CTTAACTAA
- the LOC110650063 gene encoding arogenate dehydrogenase 1, chloroplastic isoform X2: protein MSTSSSCQSSTLKLGIIGFGPFAQFLAKTMIKQGHTLRATSRSDHSQLCQDLGISYFRDAITFLEADNDVILICTSILSLPEVLKSMPLHGLKRQTLFADVLSVKEYPRDLLLKVLPEESDILCTHPMFGPESAKDGWKDLAFVYDKGCRMLEMSCEEHDKMAARSQFLTHTIGRVLSEMEIKSTPISTKGFESLVQLKEGTVKDSFDLFSGLFLCNRFAKEELKNLEISFEKVKLKLLDMMNVRQDINDSNL from the exons atgtcTACTTCATCTTCTTGCCAATCTTCAACTCTTAAATTAGGCATAATAGGCTTTGGCCCCTTTGCACAGTTCTTGGCGAAAACCATGATCAAACAAGGCCATACATTGAGGGCAACTTCTCGTTCAGATCACTCTCAGCTCTGTCAAGACTTGGGTATCTCATACTTCAG GGATGCAATCACATTTCTTGAAGCAGACAACGATGTCATCTTGATTTGCACATCAATCCTATCTCTACCAGAGGTGCTCAAGTCAATGCCACTCCATGGTCTAAAACGGCAAACCCTCTTTGCCGACGTTTTATCGGTGAAAGAGTACCCAAGAGATCTTCTATTGAAA GTACTGCCAGAGGAATCAGATATACTGTGTACTCACCCTATGTTTGGACCAGAGAGTGCGAAAGATGGGTGGAAAGATCTAGCCTTTGTCTACGACAAG GGATGCAGAATGCTGGAGATGTCTTGTGAAGAGCATGATAAAATGGCGGCTAGAAGTCAATTTCTTACTCATACCATAGGCAG GGTTTTGTCAGAAATGGAGATCAAATCCACACCTATAAGTACAAAAGGCTTTGAGTCACTTGTTCAATTA AAAGAGGGCACTGTGAAGGATAGCTTTGATCTTTTTAGTGGGTTATTCCTTTGTAATAGATTTGCCAAAGAAGAG CTAAAGAACCTAGAAATTTCCTTTGAAAAGGTTAAGCTGAAGCTTCTAGATATGATGAATGTGAGGCAGGATATAAATGACTCCAACCTTTGA
- the LOC110650063 gene encoding arogenate dehydrogenase 1, chloroplastic isoform X4 — translation MSTSSSCQSSTLKLGIIGFGPFAQFLAKTMIKQGHTLRATSRSDHSQLCQDLGISYFRDAITFLEADNDVILICTSILSLPEVLKSMPLHGLKRQTLFADVLSVKEYPRDLLLKGCRMLEMSCEEHDKMAARSQFLTHTIGRVLSEMEIKSTPISTKGFESLVQLKEGTVKDSFDLFSGLFLCNRFAKEELKNLEISFEKVKLKLLDMMNVRQDINDSNL, via the exons atgtcTACTTCATCTTCTTGCCAATCTTCAACTCTTAAATTAGGCATAATAGGCTTTGGCCCCTTTGCACAGTTCTTGGCGAAAACCATGATCAAACAAGGCCATACATTGAGGGCAACTTCTCGTTCAGATCACTCTCAGCTCTGTCAAGACTTGGGTATCTCATACTTCAG GGATGCAATCACATTTCTTGAAGCAGACAACGATGTCATCTTGATTTGCACATCAATCCTATCTCTACCAGAGGTGCTCAAGTCAATGCCACTCCATGGTCTAAAACGGCAAACCCTCTTTGCCGACGTTTTATCGGTGAAAGAGTACCCAAGAGATCTTCTATTGAAA GGATGCAGAATGCTGGAGATGTCTTGTGAAGAGCATGATAAAATGGCGGCTAGAAGTCAATTTCTTACTCATACCATAGGCAG GGTTTTGTCAGAAATGGAGATCAAATCCACACCTATAAGTACAAAAGGCTTTGAGTCACTTGTTCAATTA AAAGAGGGCACTGTGAAGGATAGCTTTGATCTTTTTAGTGGGTTATTCCTTTGTAATAGATTTGCCAAAGAAGAG CTAAAGAACCTAGAAATTTCCTTTGAAAAGGTTAAGCTGAAGCTTCTAGATATGATGAATGTGAGGCAGGATATAAATGACTCCAACCTTTGA